The DNA sequence CTGTTAAACCGATCTTAGGCTTGCCTGATTGTGTTAGTTTCAATTTGATAAAAAGAGTAGATGCTGTAGTCTCAGGAGACAAgaataaatttgtaaaattaaataatgatgTGTTTACTGGATTAggcaacataggtacatattcaaTAAAGCTGAAAGAGAATTCAGAGCCAGTAGTTAAGCCCATTAGAAGAGTTCCGCAGACTATAAAGGAAAGACTTAAAGAtactttaaataattatgaaagTAGAGGAATCATTGAAAAAGTAGAAGGACCTACGGCATGGTGCAACAATCTTGTCATAGTAGAAAAACCAGATAAGTCACTTAGGTTGTGCTTAGACCCCAAAGAGTTGAATAAAGCCATTCTTCGAGAAAATTATCAAATTCCATCACCTGAAGAAATATATAATTCACTTGCAGGTAAAAGTGTCTTCACAGTACTAGACATGAAGGATGGGTTTTTTCAAGTGAGTTTGGAGGACGAACAAAAACTCTGCACCTTCGGTACTCCCTTCGGAAGGTATTTTTTCAAGAGAATGCCGTTTGGCATTTCTTCGGCTCCAGAGGTAATGCAAAGAATAAATACAGCCATATTTAGTGATATACAAGGGGTAAATGTGTATTATGATGACATAATTGTTGCGGGGGACAGCTTAGCAGACCATGATAAAATTTTAAGCGAAGTAATAGATAGGGCAAGGAAGTTCAATGTGAAATTTAATCCAAACAAAGTCCAGTATAGAAgtgattttgttaaatatgtagGGTTGTTAGTGTCAAAATCAGGAATTAAACCTGATCCGGAACATGTAAAAGCTATTGTGGACTTGAATGAACCAAAAAATGTTAAAGAACTACAAAAGTTTTTAGGTATGTGCAATTATTTAAGTAAGTTTATACCACAATACTCCAAAACAACTGAAAAACTTAGGgatctattaaaaaaagatgtattGTGGGATTGGGGTACAGCTCAAAGTCAAGCTTTTgaagaaataaaaatgaaaattagtaaAGCACCTACCTTGGATATTTTAAAGAAAGACGGGTTGGTGACTCTACAAACTGACAGCTCAAAAAGTGGCATGGGAGCTTGTCTTCTTCAAAATGGTAAACCAATATCGTTTTATTCTAGGTGCTATACAGATTGTCAACAAAGATGGGCTCCCATTGAAAAAGAACTCTTTGCAGTTTGTCTTGCAATGGAAAAATATCACCAATTTGTCTACGGACGCAAAATAGTTGTTGAAACAGACCATAAGCCTTTAGTGGCGATTGTGAATAAAGACATCAATAAAATTTCAGCCAGACTGCAAAGAATGGTTCTTAAACTTTTAAAATATGAATTTGACATTAAGTACATACCAGGTTCTCAAATGTATGTTGCTGACTATTTGTCTAGGCATTATAATTCAACAAATGGTCAAGTAGAGCCAACACTTAAAGAGTTAGTGCATAGTGTGGAAACAGAAAAAGTATATGGACTAGACAAAGACTTACAAATAtcagaaagtaaattaaaagaattgcaaaatgaaacaaataaagATGGTAATTTGCAACAAATAAAGATGTGGTATAGTACAGAATGGCCAAAAAACGATAGAAATATTTATGGTGTGGAATTAAAAAAGTTGTACAAATTAAGACATGAGTTGATAGTTACAGATAATATTGTATACTTTGGAAATATGGTCCTAGTTCCTAAAGCATTAAGAAACGAAATGTTAGATATAATACACTCAGGGCATGCAGgtgtagtaaaatgtaaaaagaGAGCTAGGAAAGTACTGTACTGGCCAGGAATGTCAAGAGATATAGAGGATTATGTGTTAGCATGTAGAGCATGTGAAAAGTACAGGATGTCAAActgcaaacagccaattatatCACATGAGATTCCTGATCTTCCTTTTAGTAAAGTAGGTATGGACATTGGCCACTATGCGGGTGAAGATTTTTTAGTAGTTGTAGATTACTTTTCAAAATGGATTGAGGTTGCAAAATTGAAAAACAAATCGACCACTAATGTTATAGTTGAGTTAATTAAGATATTTAGTACACTAGGCATCCCTAGGCAAATAGTCAGTGACAATATGCCATTTGGTAGTTTTGAATTCACACAATTTGCAAAGCAACATGGCATAGAATTAGTTAAGTCCAGTCCACATTATGCGCAATCAAATGGGCTGGCAGAGAAAGCTGTGGGGATTGTTAAAAATCTGATGAAAAAGTGTAATGAAAGCGGTTCTAACTTTGATTTAGCAATGTTACATTATAGAACCACTCCAGTAGCAAAGTTGGATTACAGCCCGTCAGAGTTGTTAATGAGCAGATTATTAAGAACAAATTTGCCCTGTTCCAAAGAAGTGTTAAAACCTAAGTTATGTGTAAATGTGAAAGAACAAATGATAATTAATAATGAAAAATCTAGgaacaattataataaaacttcAAAAGCTAAGAAACCATTTCAAAGAGGGGAAGATGTAATTGTTCAAGATGTAAATAGAAGTAAGTGTTGGTATTCTGGTAAAATAATAGATAAAGCCAGTGGACCTAGATCATTCATTGTTAAAAATGACAAGGGTAATTTAGTTAGGCGCAATGAAAAACATATTAGACATAGTAGAAATAAGTTTATTGTGACAAATCAGTATATGCTGGACTCTTCAGATGTGAGCCAGGCAGTGCGTGAGAGGGGTAGTCAGGAGAGACAGGATGCAACGTTGCTGCCTGCACCGCAGCCTCGTGCACATGTACCTGTTCCACTGGTGCCAAATGTACCGGCACCTAACCCAGAGCCATTAGAATTGCCTGTAGTTACAAGAACGGGAAGGTTGGTAAGGAAACCTGCCTACTTGGGTGAATTTGATTTAAGTTAGCTTCTAGTGGCTCCGGAGCTTTTGTAATTAGTATAAGCAGTCAATTAACATAAGGGGGGGATGTGACATATGTGTCATAAGTTGATTATCTGTGGCACTACGCAATTAGAACATGGCGTCAAGGAATACATATTGTTATCATCTTAAACaatcttttatttaatataaacaaaGTCCTGATCATTGTTAGAGCATATAGTACAGTATTTAAAACGCAAGTTCATTAAATTCGGGTTAATTGGTTTGATTGATACGATTAGCATATCGCCGGCTGTAGGCGTTAAAGCTTGtaaccattaaaaataaaacttatcagATCTAGTTTACAACTTTGAGCCTCGCTGTACCTAGAAGAAATACAAAAGCGAagaaaacacaaataaatgtcggTCTCAAGTCTTAAACGTTGCAAACAAGGATAAATAATACGCTCTATTCCATCAATTAGGTCAGTTCGATCCTTGACACACTGAGATTGGACGCTGTAAGTGCCAGACCACAGTCTACCAAGGAGCTTGTTGGGCCATTAAACATATTGTGTAGGTGAACTCTCGCTAAATACTGTTTCGGAGAAGCGCCGGTGACTGCGGCCGCTGTATCACCGATGACGAAGTTATTTTCTGTACAATTAGTCAGCCGCGTATCCGCCGCGAGCGCAGGTCGTGCGCTGCGTTGCCCCATCTGTTTTTATTTACTCGAACAGTTAGTTTTAGATAAAAAAGTGGCGCCGGCAACGTCTACTTTTCAAACCTCCCTCAGTTAAATAAACGCTAGCCAGAGATTAAGCATTGATAACTTATCGTCGCTTTAGTTTTAAGCGCGCTTAAAATAGTCTATCTCATATTGAAGTAGTCGATCTCAACACCTGCCGAATCTCCGGAATATTGACCGTGGAAACTGAGCATAAGAAAAGCTATGTTGTGATATGTGATTCTTGCCAATTGCCATCCTTTAATACTCTAGTATTTTTGACTAGAAATGTGAGCCAAGCTGTGATAAGAAACATTGCGAAAATAGTGTGTTCGTTAGTATGAAACTAAAAGTGTTGTGAAGTACTGTAACATCTTATGTAAATGTCCCAGCTGTGAACAGAAGTGGGTGTACCTGCATGCATATGTGAAACCATATATTGGATTTTAAATCATCTTGTTTTGGTAAGTTGTCGTAATAATAGCTCGTAATGGTGCACGCACTTCTCGTAATGCAACCATCAGTCAGTAAAATGGTTAGAATCTTGAAACTGAAAACACCGGTAAAGAAAATAAAGAGCGAGTGTAGTCACACTCATGGAAATGCAAAAAATCTACAACTAATTCCGCTTCTATAAGCCACGGTTCAATTATGTCAATAAAACAATTATTGCTTATTAGTTAGCAAGGCTTTATTAACATCGATCCAGATTCCAGACACGCTGTGCTTTCCCTCGTCTGTTTAAGTGACATTGATAGTTGGATATAAATATTGATGGTGTAGTTCCGATTGTAACCCCTAATTTTGCCGCGATGATTTCATCGCAACATCCTCGACGTGACTTCTCAGCTTCTTGCAAGACAGCATGAGTAATACAGCATAGTAGGTAAACACTCAATGAAATGACGCGATTGACATTGactgcctcgataacttgttttttgttgaatgTAACATTTATGCACTTCGCACTTGAAGCTCTTTAAATCTAAAATTAGAAGTTCAATGAACAGAATTTGATGCAGATGTACTTCACTCGTCTCGTTTTGTCTTAAACATCTGGACTATGATTTTTATTATATGAACCTTAAATATATGACACTTTTTGGACAAACAACGTTATTGATGAAACGGCATGTGGTATTGTTAAGAGCCTCGTGAATGATTTTGTTTGTTGAACTCTTGACTTGTTAGtaacttttaatattttctgGAAATATCAGTAGAAAGGTCTTTGGTTATCTAATAGGTACTCTttgaaaaatacatacataattatttgttttgttaaaaatcttGTTTTGATAAAAGCTTTTATTGCAAACTTCTTTTTTGGACATTCTGTCATCATAGTACTCATCAAGATCCAAGCGGAAAAGCTGGGCTGGTTTAATCAAGCATGACCGACTTCTACAATCAGCTATATTCAATACTGCATCATTATTCTTGACGCGTCAATAAGATGGATATATATTCCGATAAATTGCACTCCGGTAGTCGTTTTGAGTTAAGAGTTTGTAAAAGCTCTGGCCATATCTCACGACAGCCAGTTtacaaagagagagagagatatatGATTTGATCCCCTTTTGATGTAAATCTACATTATTTTCATTGACTATAAAAGAGTTATCGCTCTGCCCGTTATGAGACTAACGAGGCTCACCTAGCAGACAACTTGCACTGACGTAAGACCCCGTATGGTATAAAAATTGTTATTAGGATCGTTAGATAAATaaatcgtaaaaataaaaaagtgatAAAAAAACATCCATTCAGCTTTAGCTAAAACCGACCTTACAGATGTAGTAACCCGACTTGTACAATCGGTCACACGTTGCTCCCGTAACCGTGCCGGCCCACACGGCAAGTCTGGCTGGCCTCGATCCGCGCGTGGGCGGCGCCCTTTCTAGTTGCGCCCGCGCAACGCCCGAGCCCATGCGGCGCGTGCGGCTGGATCCCTTCCGCGACACTTTGTCAAATGTTGTTATGTAGTTTAACCTGAACTTTGCGGTACGAGTCAGATAGGAAGGGTCGATTTAACGAAgttcgaaatttcgttatttgCTTCTCTATCTTTTGATTACCCTGAAAGAACAAACATACCTGCTAAATTTTGTTCTTACCTATTGTGGGTTTACCCAGAGACCCCAGAGTTCGATTTAGTGTTTGATCCGCTAACGAACTGTATTAAATAGGTCATTTATTCATTGTTGTCAGTTATTATATTAGTTTCCTGCTTACCTAAAGATTGCCTAAAAGAAATCGATTTTTTCAAAAGCAATACTAACTGTTAAATGTTGTAGGATCCCTTCGGTCTGTTTTAATTTATCCCCACTCGTTGAATTTCCTTTacttcgcacttgtatcgtcgTGTACTATTTCATAACTTAAAAACTCATTACACATTAAATGACAGCATACAAGGATATGTTTAGCACTATTAAGTTATTACTTCATTAGATTAGAGCAAATCATATCAATAGtctgtaaatattattaggAATTAACAATGAAATGAATGTGTGCAACATTATCGTTTCTTTCCAGATTTCGATCTGAACATAACAAAATCGCACAATGCACACACAACGAACGACGTTACGACTGTGCCTGTGGGCTTGTCTGGTCGCGATATGTTGGGCGGACCAACCCGCCCCTCTAGCCCAGCTAGCGCAGAACCCTTGCTCCAGCAAAACAACCTGCAGCGACTGCATACGGGCGGCCAGCTGTGCCTGGTGCTTCGCCGCCGGGTTCAACGGCCCGAGGTGCTTCAACCCTGCCTTAGAAGGAGGCACTGCGGGCTGTAATGAGGCCTACATCTTCAACCCTGACAACGAGCTGTCCGTAGATCAAACTTATAACAAGGAACTTAGTAGAAGTAAGTATAATACTTAAGAGACACTTACCGCGCTAGAGCCGCTACTGAAATAAGGCGCTCCTGAACTTATACGACTTAAACCCTCGACTTGCAGTATAATATATAGAGTCCACTTACAATAAAGAACTGAGCCGAAGTAAGAGAAATAAGCAGATGTCCTTTAAACGCCGAATGTCAATAGCAGGTATATCTCACGTCTTTGAATTTAATGTCCTTTGTTGCTATTACGAAAACGCTAacagtattattattatgatacctatacaacaatatGTAAGAATAGGTATGATCCGCCGGTAGGTACATTTGATATCCACCGCTTGGCCCAGTgcaatttacctacattttcgCTTTCGAAGCTAAAGATTAATCAGTTATACTGCGACGTAGACGGATAGATTCAATATGTTATCAAAAATATTCGTCTCTGTAAACATCGcacatacctatgtaatgtAAAGTGGGTATAGTTATGATAGGTATTTAACTTTTGACACACAAATAGGCAATTTACGATTTCTATGGTTTAAGGTCTATTTAATGGTTATTATCCTCATTAAAGGATATCATAATATAAACAAACGCTTAAAGCTGTTTGTGTGCTAACTACTGTGTTATCATTCTTCCCGTGCACCCCGGAAAGTTGCGATTAGAAGGATAATGTGTAACTCGGTAATTTATAGTTGATAAGTAAATGTGTCATATTTTATAGCAATAAAGTATTTCCTACCTACCTAGCATCTAGCATGTGGATCTCGTCTATAAGTGGAGCCTTGTGGTGTAGGTGTAGGGCTCATGTTTATAGTTAATCGATTGCCCGAATCGATTGACTCTTCCGTATCATTACTACGATTACTTTTTTCTTTAACTGTCGTAGTCATAAATGATTAATCCTTCGTTTGTGTTTCAGCGCGGTCTCGCTCGAGCTCCAGTGCAGGCTCGTACGGAGAGTCCGGTGCCTTCGGGGCCGGCGCCAGCGCTGGTGGCGCCATGTCCACAGCCGGCTCTGGCGAGAACCTCGTTCAGATCAAACCGCAGAGAGTCAATCTGCAATTACGACAGAGTAAGGACCTGTATATAAAAACTAATTGTAACACAATCATTACATGTAATTCAATAATTTCACACGGTGGTCTAGTCAAAGTACTCTAAAATGTGAAGACATAATTTTTTGCAAATTTTACAATCACAAATCCTGGTAATCCTCACATGGTGGGATTCACGCTGCAGTTTTGTTATGTctgttaattaatataaaaaatagagtTCCTAATTCGGTTGAAAGTTTTGTCtaatttttttgttacaaataaaaaacattaccttcattcattacattttaattattttacagacCAAATGCAGAAGCTATCCTTCGCCTACTCCCGTGCCCAAGACTACCCACTGGACCTGTACTACCTTATGGACCTCAGTCGTTCTATGAAGAATGATCAGGAAAAACTGGCTGCCCTCGGCAATTTGCTCTCCGCCACTATGAAGAATATTACTTCCAACTTCAGGATTGGCTTCGGCTCTTTTGTGGACAAAGTTGTCATGCCTTATGTTTCTACTGTCGAGAAAAAGTAAGTAAAACAGTATTATGGCTCTCAATGCTATTTTAGATGTATTATCTGAAATTCAGTCTACCTTTTGCCAtgaaaactattattttatcCTACACATATATCAACATTTTCTTGTTTACTAATGATAATTTTTGGTTTCAGCTTGAGGGCTCCTTGCGAGGGCTGTGCGGCACCTTACGGCTTCAAGAACCAAATGTCACTTAGCACTGACACCGCTTATTTCGATGTACGTATaatgaaaatgtatatttaaaagACAATTGTTAAAGATTTAAGTACTAATACTTAGCTTTTCATAATGTTGTTTCAAAAATAGCGAGTCAAGAAGCTCTAGAATAAAATTTGAGATGATGTTACCAAAACAAATTGGTTGAAACTGTGGCCTGGTAACTAAACTTTGTATCAATATTATTAGACCCTTCGtacattaaccttttcaacgcttttcgtcccatgctaaaatgtggttatacgccaaatggttgcaatatgaagagcgaaaataaaccttatctgtcagcaggaaaattgctttgacagcgtccgtcatagcctttttagtggctgttggcgtcatgggcacgacagcactcgaccactttagtggctcttggcgttgaaaaggttaataacgATGACGAATAAATATCACccgtttaaattataattttgtttacagCAAGCTGTATCGAAAGCCGACGTGTCCGGTAACCTGGACGCGCCGGAGGGCGGGTTCGACGCCATCATGCAAGCCATGGTGTGCAAGGAGCACATCGGCTGGCGACAGAAGGCCAACAGGCTTCTAGTGTTCTCGACTGACGCCGGGTTCCACTACGCCGGAGATGGCAAGGTAAACATACAccagatatagctggtcaaccaaatcttgtcagtaaaaaaaggcgcgaaattcaaattttctatgggacgatatcccttcgcgcctacatttttcaaatttgccgcctttttctactgtcaagatctggttgaccaagtatagtatgtGTAGCTGATGTCTCCGGTAACCTGGACGTGCTCGATGGCGGGTTTGACCCGACTCATAAGTGCCATTGTCTTGTCAGATTTACAATGTTGTAGTATTTTCTATATTAGCCATTTTGCGCGGGACACACTTAGGTCATTTATTTGTTGTTGGTGAACTTTATAAGTTATGCTGTGATGCGGCATAATTATAAACGTAGTATATATTTATGCCGCATCACAGCATAACATGTATCATTATAACAATGTAGTGTAATAGATACTACTAtgtaaaattcaaaatatttacatGAATGTTTGTTCCTACAGCTTGGCGGCATCGTTCAACCCAACGACGGTGAATGCCACATGGAAAACAACTTGTACACGTACTCTACCGTACAAGACTACCCCAGCATATCACAGATCAACCAAAAGGTAACCATTTTTATTAGTCATACAATTTGGATTCATAAACAGtttctgcaatttttttttatattctccTTACATGATCACTGATTAGTATACCGCATTATTTGACATGTTCGGTAAATTTAATTTCTCAACTCCCAGCGAGCGTCGCGTAATCGCGTCAGCAGAAAGACTACCTACCTCTCACCGTCTCGATAGCGCACACGTACATAACAGTTTAATACAACATGCTGGGAGTTACGAGACACTGGAGTAGTAACCATAGCAACTGGCAAGAAATAGTTGGTCCACCTATTTAAGCAACATTCACACGTTTTGATTTCCCTTAGGCGAAGGACCACTCGATCAACGTGATATTCGCGGTGACGTCAGAGCAGATCGGCGTGTACGAGGAGCTGAGCAAGCACATCCAGGGCTCCAGTAGCGGCGTGCTCACCGAGAATTCTGACAATGTCGTCGACTTAGTGCGCGAGCAGTACAACGTGAGTACCATCATTAGTAACCCCTGGGGGTCTCAATTTGTCTACCAAAAAACGACGTTgatgttttaaatttgaatGAACTATCTTTAcgcaataacatttttttttcgttagcctgttttagtgtcccactgctgggcaaaggtctctcctttcctccactcaaccctgtcgtttgtacattcccgccaatccggataaaatttgactaaagtctatttttttattccgtagactgaaatgacatttcatagtatgaacatcatgtaccatctcatactatgaaatgtcattttagtctaccggataaaaaaatagactaagtcgtcccgccatctccttttcggtttGCCTGAAGCCTGGCCTGCACCATCAATAACAAACAATAAGcaataaaatgcattttaacTTATTCAACATGCAGTAGTGGTATGTGCGTAGCGCGAACCGTGCTTATGCAATGAGCAATAAAATGTTGGTGTGCTAGCAAATAAGAATTACGGGGTCAAGTCCAATACGTTCAAGTCCCACTGGAGAAAcgtacctgggcgttttttttttgttgtcccctacacttttttttaaaatttgggattttttatgttaattctactcagaatcacgagctctttctatcctaataggagaaaaaaagtgtcccaaaatttccatacatttttcgatctttccattccgcgaccgccatacaaagtctatgaaaaatggtgacgtaatggaaataaaaaccttaggacactttttttctcctattaggatagaaagagctcgtgattctgagtagaaataacataaaaaatcccaaatttgaaaaaaaaaaaagtgtaggggacaacaaaaaaaacgcccacctgtTTGCCAAATACAATTAAAACTTGATTTTGCATTTTAATTGATGTACACCGAGCTGCAATATTGCATGAACACATGATGATTGGAATTCAGATTTCATTCTTTCACTCACCATTATTAATAATCTAAACGTTTATGTTGTAATCGTATTCTCATTACATTGTAGCATATATGTGTCACAAATAGGGGAAAATACTCTATTGTCTGTATTGGTGACTAATAGTCtgtttattctattctattaatgCTTGATGATGTTATGTTTCTTAAGTTTAGTGACTAAGTTCATATCACGTATCTGATTATTTAATTGTTGTTTCCTCCAGAAAATCACTTCGGCGGTCGAAATTACGGACACATCGAGTGATGCCATCCAAATCGTGTATTATTCATCCTGCCTTGACAAAACCAACGTAATTCAGACGAATAAGTGTGACGGATTAAGGGTAAGTCATATTTATGCATTGATAATTTTATACAAAGAATTGTTAATTTGTTAGTATGTAACATTGTATGTAACGTTTATTTAGTAGTTTTTTTCACGTTTATGAACATTTGTTGAGTAGTCAATAGTCATAGTGTACGAAATTATTTCCAATTTTTTAATACCCTATATACAACCTTTATCATGGACATGTCCATATAATTTCCCAGATGACTGTGAACCACATGACGAAAAAAAATTCTACTGTGTATTTAAAAAGTGGCGCTTGTCGCGAACCCTTTTAACCTCTGAGCTTCGCGTGCCACATTTTGAAAACCACTAGTCCCGTACATTACATAAAGGCgaaaacacacttatcccacgtacgcaacgtatgcaatgcattatgacaagtctgaaccctgaaagttgtatgcttagaaccatacttgtcatgcgttgcgttgcgtatgacaagtatgtttctaagcatacaaatttcagggttcagatgtcataatga is a window from the Cydia amplana chromosome 6, ilCydAmpl1.1, whole genome shotgun sequence genome containing:
- the LOC134648875 gene encoding integrin beta-PS; amino-acid sequence: MHTQRTTLRLCLWACLVAICWADQPAPLAQLAQNPCSSKTTCSDCIRAASCAWCFAAGFNGPRCFNPALEGGTAGCNEAYIFNPDNELSVDQTYNKELSRTRSRSSSSAGSYGESGAFGAGASAGGAMSTAGSGENLVQIKPQRVNLQLRQNQMQKLSFAYSRAQDYPLDLYYLMDLSRSMKNDQEKLAALGNLLSATMKNITSNFRIGFGSFVDKVVMPYVSTVEKNLRAPCEGCAAPYGFKNQMSLSTDTAYFDQAVSKADVSGNLDAPEGGFDAIMQAMVCKEHIGWRQKANRLLVFSTDAGFHYAGDGKLGGIVQPNDGECHMENNLYTYSTVQDYPSISQINQKAKDHSINVIFAVTSEQIGVYEELSKHIQGSSSGVLTENSDNVVDLVREQYNKITSAVEITDTSSDAIQIVYYSSCLDKTNVIQTNKCDGLRVGDVVEFTAEITLKECPKDPSKWKQTFVIYPGVISEGLTVELEMQCDCPCEHRGHHAYDDSADVCSGNGISACGVCLCQPGRFGKNCECSAQGGGSADQDRGCRPTNASSGAVCSGRGNCICGVCECNKMSDSTEVISGPFCECENFSCDRNKGLLCSGPEHGECVCGKCQCKPEYTGAACDCLLDTKPCIPPGDGEICSGNGQCVCGQCVCNVNSAQHYSGRYCDKCPTCTGRCEKFKECVLCKVHHRGAEWNDKQVCFESCKDADDITPIIEKGKLEANESRNEHLCSFQDEEDDCLYVFVYSYDDKQDLYIRAQEERECPKKVFILGIVLGVIAAIVLVGLALLMLWKMVTTIHDRREFARFEKERMMAKWDTGENPIYKQATSTFKNPTYAGK